CGAGAGGTCACCTGGTTCGCGTCGGGTGACGTCTCGGCCTGCGTACGTGACTTCTCGGCGGTTCGCGTGCCCACACCCTCGCCGTAGGCGAGGGGCGGCGGGACCTCATGGGTCGAGCCGTCGGGGAGGTGAACCGTCTCCACAGCGCGGTCGCGCCCGACGTACGCCGCCTTGTAGATCCCGAACGGAGACGGCCGTCCCGGGGGTGCGGTGACGTGGAAGCCCGGGTAAGAGGCGAGGGCCAGCTCGATGGCCGGCGCGGTCAGGGCGCGCCCGACCGCGTCGGCGTCGGCGGCGCGGGCGGTGAGCCGCAGCAGGCAGGCGGCGCCCTCCTCGGTCGGTGAGTCGGGCGCGGGGATGCGGTAGGTCGACCAGCTGTAGTCGGGTCCGATCGAGAGCTCGGCGTCGAGCTGGTCGCGCAGCCACGCCGACTTGGCGTCGATGTCGGGGCCGGTGAGCACGAACTCGATCGAGTTGCGGTAGCCCCCGACGGAGTTGACCGCGACCTTGAGCTTCTCCGGTGGCGGCGTGCCGGTGACGCCGGAGATCGCGACCCGGTCGATGCCGCTCTCGGCGAGCCGGATCGAGGTGAGGTCGGTGGTGACGTCGGGGCCGAGGTAGCGAGGGCCCTGGATCTCGTAGAGCAGCTGGGCGGTGACGGTGTCGACGGTGACCGCTCCACCGGTCTCGTCCTGCTTGGTGATGACCGAGGAGCCGTCGGCCTCGATCTCGGCGACCGGGAAGCCGAGCGGGCGCGACCTGGCCTGGGGCGACATCGTCATGAACCCGGAGAAGTTGCCGCCGGTGGCCTGGGTGCCGCACTCGATGACGTGGCCGGCGACGACCGCCCCGGCGAGCTCGTCGTAGTCGTCGCGTTTCCAGCCGTGATGCGCGATCGCGGGCCCGACGACGACCGACGCGTCGGTCACCCGGCCGGTCACGACCACGTCGGCCCCTTCCTCGAGAGCGTGCGCGATGCCGAAGGCGCCGAGGTAGGCGTTGGCGGTCAGGGCGTCGGGATGGGAGTCGATACGGCCCTTGAGATCATCGCCGTCCACGTAGGCGACCTTCGCCCCGGTGCCGAGCGCATCGATGGCGGCGGCCAGGCCGGCGGGGTTGAGACCACCGGCGTTGGAGACGATCCTCACCTCCCGCTGAAGCGCGAGGTCGAGACCGTCGGCGAGCTGGCGCAAGAACGTCTTGGCGTAGCCCACCGACGGGTCCTTGAGCTGGTCCCGGCCGAGGATGAGCATCGTCAGCTCGGCCAGGTAGTCACCGGTGAGCACGTCGAGCCGGCCGCCCTCGAGCATCTCCCGCATCGCGGAGAACCGGTCGCCGTAGAAGCCGGAGCAGTTGCCGATCCTGATCACTGCTGTGCTCCCTTCGCTGCGCGCCCGCCGCCGGCGGGGCCGGCGAACGCCTGGGCGATCGAGAGCCACTTCTCGGCATCCGCCCCGGTCGCCTCCAAGGTCGTGTCGTCGCGGTGGAGGCGCTGGGTGACCACCCTCGCGAAGTCGTACGCCGCGCCGCGGACGCTCTGCGCGGCATCCTCCGGCCCCCACTCCCACTGGTCACCGGAAGGAGCGGTGAGCTCGATGCGGAACGGCTCGCTCGGCGGGGTCAGGCCGTGCACGCCGAAGGCGAAGTCACGAGTGCGGGTGCCGATGTGGCACACGTGCTTGATGCGGTCGGTCGGCTCGTACGCCAGCCCGAGCGCCTCGCGCACGTCCAGGCCATGGGCCCAGGTCTCCATGAGCCGCGCGGTCGCCATCGACGCCGGTGACATCGGCGGGCCGAACCAGGGCAGCTTCTGCCCGTCGGGGATCGCGGCGAGCGCCGCGGCCAGCTCGCCGCGTACGCCGTCCCAGTGCTGCAGCAGCTCGGTCGGCGGCATCACGGCGAGCGCCAGCGCGGCCTCGTCGACATATCCTTCGGGGTCCTTGATCGCCTCGTTGACGAGCTCGTCCCAGCCGGTCGAGTCACCCCCGAGCCACTCGGTCGCAGCGAGCGCGGCCTCGTCCGTCCAGGCGAGATGGCCGATCTGGGCGGCGACGTTCCAGCCTTCGGCCGGCGTCGGCTCGTGCCAGCCCGTCTCGCTCAGCCCCGCCACCACCTGGCGCAGCTCGAACCCCTCCATGGAGAGATCTTCGAGAAGTTGGTCCAACAGACTCATTGCAGCTCTCTTTCCAAGACCTCGGCCCAGTGGTCGAGGATCCGTTCGCGTCGGGCGGCGTCGTCGGTGATGATGTCGGCGAGGGCCAGGCCACGCACCAGATCGAGCGTGGCCTGCACGAGCTCGCGCACGCCTGGCTTCGTCTCGTCGACCTCGAGCAGCTCGATCGTGGCCCGGTGCAGCTCGCGGCCGATGCGCTGCTCGAGCGGCCCGACCGCCTCGGCGAGCTGCTCGTCGGTGCGCGCCGCGACCCACAGCTCCAGGGCGGCCGCGAAGACCGGCGAGGTGACCTGCTCCGCGAGCATGGCGAGCACGTGCCGCGTACGCCGCCCGCCGTCGGGAAGCGCACCGGCCGCAGCCTTGAGCGCCACGCCGCGAGCCTCGGTGATGTGCTCGACCGCCGCCACGACCAGGTCGTTCTTGGCCGGGAAGTGGTGCAGCTGCGCCCCACGCGAGACCCCCGCGCGCTGGGAGACGAGCGTGGTGGAGGTGCCGGCGAAACCGCGCTCGGCGAGCAGCTCGACGGTGGCGTCGAGCAGTCGGGTGCGCATCGCGCGGGTGCGTGCCTCTTGCGGGACGCGGGTTGCCTGACTCACAGACAGGCACTCTGCCGTGCCAGAAACAAACAGTCAACCCTGACTTTATATTCGTGAGACGGCCTGCGTCAGGCGGAAGCCAAACGTCCGGAACCGGGCCTAGCGTCGGTTTCATGGCTATCGCACGCAACCCACAGTTCGCCATCGACTGCCCCGACGTCACCGCCCTCTCGGCCTTTTACGCCGAGCTCCTCGGCTGGGAGGTGAAGGTCGACAACGACGACCCGGACGACGCCTGGGCCGACATCAGGGGCGAGGGAGGAAGCATCGCGTTCCAGCAGGTCAGCGACTTCAAGGCACCCACCTGGCCCTCCCAGGACACTCCCCAGCAGATCCACCTCGACGTCGACGTCGACGACCTCGACGAGGGCGAGAAGCAGGTGCTCGCCCTCGGTGCCACCAAGGCCGACCACCAGCCCGGCACCACCTTCCGGGTGTTCCTCGACCCCGCCGGCCACCCCTTCTGCCTCTGCCAGGCCTGAACCATCCCTCCGCCGAGAGGTCACTCGTGCAGGTCGAGAGGTCACTCGTGCAGGTCGAGTTGGCACTCGTGCAGGTCGAGTTGGCACTCGTGCAGGTCGAGTTGGCACGCTGGTGCCAACTCGACCCGCAGACGTGACGCTTCGACCTGCAGACGTGACCTCTCGGCGGAGGTTTATTCGACGCGGGCGACCATGGGCAGCCGGCTGCGGGTGGTGGCCACGACGATCAGCGCAGCCAGCAGCGGGAGACCGACCACGATGAGCCCGATCAGCCCCCACGGGATCACCAGATAGTGGGAGGCGACGTCGTCACGGGCCGGCCACCCCTCGGCGGTGAGCGGATAGGTCACCGCGATCCCGGGGACGAGCCCGATGATCGCGCCCGGGACCGCACCGAGGAGCGTCACGACGATCGCGTACGCCGCTGCGACTCCCCGCCGCGTACGCGTCCTGGCTCCGACGGCCGACAGGGTCGCCAGATCCGGGCGGGCGTCGTTGAGCGCGAGATGCGTCGCTGTCAGTGCACCGCCGATCATCAGCACGGCACCCAGCGTGACCAGGAGCAGCCACACGATCACCGTGTAGTCGTCGCTCTGGAACCCACGCTCGACCTCGAGCGTCGAGGAGATGTCTCCGGCGGCGAGCGCCTCGTCGAGGTCGGTCTCCGCGGCAGCGCTGATCCGCGCATCCTCGACGTAGAGACCGATGACCTGCGGGTCTGCGCCGAGACGTCTCGCCGTCGCCTCGGTGACCACCGCATAAGACGGAGCGACCCGATCGCCGACGTCGACATAGGTCGCGGGCGCCTCGATCCCCACGCGCTCGTGCTCCTGATCGTCCTCCTCGGAGAACTCCCGGACCACCAGGCGTGCTGATCGCGAGGTCACCAGCGAGTCGTCGGTGGTGAACACGACGACCCCGGAGGAGCGCAGCGTCTTCTCGGCGGCGTCGACATCGACACCCACGAGCGACCGGGTCACGGCCGGCGGGAGCTTCCCGTCGTCGCCGACGACGGTGAGCTCGCCGAACCCGCCGCCGTTGTCGAGCGCGACCTGGCCGCGATCGGCGGTCTCGACGGAGAAGTAGGAGCCGTCCTCTCCGAACACGGCACCCGACATGGGCGTGACGGTCGACCCCGGCACCGCCTTCTCGACCTGCGCCCTCGTGGTCTCCCAGCGCGCTGCCGACGGGGCATCACCCGCTTCGGCACCGCCGAACCTCGGCTGCACCACCGCATCGCCGATCGCGATCGAAGGTTGGTAGGTCTTCTGGTTCTGCTCCTCGTCGCTGCCGAACGCGATCCCGAGCGTGATCACACCGACCACGGTGACCGCGATGGCCCCGACCGCCGGCACCGTCCGTGTGCGATGCCGATCCGCGTCGCGGGTGGCGAATCGCACCACCAACGGCATCCGTGCGCTGAGCCGGGCGGCCACC
The sequence above is drawn from the Nocardioides albertanoniae genome and encodes:
- a CDS encoding acyclic terpene utilization AtuA family protein, with amino-acid sequence MIRIGNCSGFYGDRFSAMREMLEGGRLDVLTGDYLAELTMLILGRDQLKDPSVGYAKTFLRQLADGLDLALQREVRIVSNAGGLNPAGLAAAIDALGTGAKVAYVDGDDLKGRIDSHPDALTANAYLGAFGIAHALEEGADVVVTGRVTDASVVVGPAIAHHGWKRDDYDELAGAVVAGHVIECGTQATGGNFSGFMTMSPQARSRPLGFPVAEIEADGSSVITKQDETGGAVTVDTVTAQLLYEIQGPRYLGPDVTTDLTSIRLAESGIDRVAISGVTGTPPPEKLKVAVNSVGGYRNSIEFVLTGPDIDAKSAWLRDQLDAELSIGPDYSWSTYRIPAPDSPTEEGAACLLRLTARAADADAVGRALTAPAIELALASYPGFHVTAPPGRPSPFGIYKAAYVGRDRAVETVHLPDGSTHEVPPPLAYGEGVGTRTAEKSRTQAETSPDANQVTSRPAEVTPQPAGLTSRRELGEIVYARSGDKGGDANLGLWVPQGQVDAADEWLLATVTPEWVRALLPEAEELAIDITPLPHLRGVNIVIHDLLGEGVAASTRFDPQAKGLGEWARSRLVALPVEFKAVELGEGGSR
- a CDS encoding TIGR03084 family metal-binding protein is translated as MSLLDQLLEDLSMEGFELRQVVAGLSETGWHEPTPAEGWNVAAQIGHLAWTDEAALAATEWLGGDSTGWDELVNEAIKDPEGYVDEAALALAVMPPTELLQHWDGVRGELAAALAAIPDGQKLPWFGPPMSPASMATARLMETWAHGLDVREALGLAYEPTDRIKHVCHIGTRTRDFAFGVHGLTPPSEPFRIELTAPSGDQWEWGPEDAAQSVRGAAYDFARVVTQRLHRDDTTLEATGADAEKWLSIAQAFAGPAGGGRAAKGAQQ
- a CDS encoding TetR/AcrR family transcriptional regulator, whose product is MSQATRVPQEARTRAMRTRLLDATVELLAERGFAGTSTTLVSQRAGVSRGAQLHHFPAKNDLVVAAVEHITEARGVALKAAAGALPDGGRRTRHVLAMLAEQVTSPVFAAALELWVAARTDEQLAEAVGPLEQRIGRELHRATIELLEVDETKPGVRELVQATLDLVRGLALADIITDDAARRERILDHWAEVLERELQ
- a CDS encoding VOC family protein, which encodes MAIARNPQFAIDCPDVTALSAFYAELLGWEVKVDNDDPDDAWADIRGEGGSIAFQQVSDFKAPTWPSQDTPQQIHLDVDVDDLDEGEKQVLALGATKADHQPGTTFRVFLDPAGHPFCLCQA